In Flavobacterium gelatinilyticum, a genomic segment contains:
- the purB gene encoding adenylosuccinate lyase → MTTLNELNAISPIDGRYRNKTQNLAPFFSEEALIKYRVLVEVEYFIALCEIPLPQLQGVNSDLFESLRNIYKNFSTEDALWIKETEKVTNHDVKAVEYFIKDAFEKLGLSQYKEFIHFGLTSQDINNTAIPLSTKEAFEQVYMPSLISLISKLKELSVEWKDIPMLARTHGQPASPSRLGKEILVFVERLEEQMRLLFNIPFAAKFGGATGNFNAHHVAYPQIDWKKFGDKFVETDLGLHHSFPTTQIEHYDHFAAFFDGLKRINNIIIDLDRDIWTYVSMDYFKQKIKAGEIGSSAMPHKVNPIDFENSEGNLGIANAIFEHLAAKLPISRLQRDLTDSTVLRNVGVPMGHTIIAFEATLKGLNKLLLNESKFAEDLERNWAVVAEAIQTILRREAYPNPYEALKGLTRTNEAIDKNAIHNFIATLEVSEAVKTELLQITPSNYTGI, encoded by the coding sequence ATGACTACTCTAAACGAATTGAATGCTATATCGCCAATTGACGGAAGATATAGAAATAAAACTCAAAACCTGGCACCTTTCTTTTCTGAAGAAGCTTTAATAAAATACCGCGTATTAGTTGAAGTTGAATACTTTATTGCTTTATGCGAAATTCCATTACCGCAGCTGCAAGGCGTAAATTCAGATTTATTTGAAAGCCTGAGAAACATCTACAAAAACTTTTCGACAGAAGATGCGCTTTGGATTAAAGAAACAGAAAAAGTAACCAACCACGACGTAAAAGCAGTTGAATACTTTATTAAAGATGCTTTTGAAAAACTAGGTTTATCACAGTACAAAGAGTTCATTCACTTCGGATTAACATCTCAGGATATCAACAACACGGCTATTCCGCTTTCGACAAAAGAAGCTTTTGAGCAGGTATATATGCCGTCTTTAATTTCTTTAATTTCTAAATTAAAAGAATTAAGCGTTGAATGGAAAGACATTCCAATGCTGGCACGCACGCACGGACAGCCGGCCTCTCCTAGCCGTTTAGGAAAAGAAATCCTGGTTTTTGTTGAGCGTTTAGAAGAGCAGATGCGTTTATTATTCAATATTCCGTTTGCGGCTAAATTTGGCGGTGCAACCGGAAACTTCAACGCACACCACGTTGCGTATCCGCAGATTGACTGGAAAAAATTCGGGGATAAATTTGTTGAAACTGATTTAGGTTTACACCATTCTTTCCCGACAACTCAAATTGAGCATTACGATCATTTTGCAGCATTTTTTGACGGTTTAAAAAGAATCAACAATATCATTATCGATTTAGACCGCGATATCTGGACGTATGTTTCGATGGATTACTTTAAACAAAAAATCAAAGCAGGAGAAATTGGATCCTCTGCAATGCCTCATAAAGTAAACCCAATTGATTTTGAAAATTCTGAAGGAAACTTAGGAATTGCCAATGCTATTTTCGAACATTTAGCAGCAAAACTGCCAATTTCAAGATTACAGCGCGATTTGACCGACAGTACCGTTTTAAGAAACGTAGGTGTACCAATGGGTCATACTATCATTGCTTTTGAAGCTACTTTAAAAGGCTTAAACAAACTGCTTTTAAACGAAAGCAAATTTGCCGAAGATTTAGAAAGAAACTGGGCAGTTGTAGCCGAGGCTATCCAGACAATTCTTCGTCGTGAAGCCTATCCAAATCCGTATGAAGCCCTAAAAGGTTTAACGAGAACAAACGAAGCAATTGATAAAAATGCGATTCATAATTTCATTGCAACGCTGGAAGTTTCAGAAGCCGTTAAAACAGAATTATTGCAGATAACACCTAGTAATTACACAGGAATTTAA
- a CDS encoding sterol desaturase family protein — protein sequence MIFENWLEQLAQFNVFSLFVFFLIENLTLIGLSVLIGKIIEPENTVLQNKDQKWVISTLLCNTFITLTGFELYCHGILKIDFSSSLRLLFFDTLVLILLMDLFMFIFHFLVHHLKWLYPVHKLHHTHVETNVYSLYVLHPVETLGFGFIWLFLITILEFNYLSIIIYLILNLSYGIFGHLKTDIFPSFWYKNYFTQWISTTKFHNDHHKNEARNFGFYFTIWDKIFKTII from the coding sequence ATGATTTTTGAAAACTGGCTGGAACAATTAGCCCAATTTAACGTGTTTTCGCTCTTTGTTTTCTTTTTAATTGAAAATCTGACTTTGATTGGTTTATCAGTTTTGATTGGAAAAATAATCGAACCAGAAAATACCGTTTTACAGAATAAAGACCAAAAATGGGTTATTTCAACTCTACTATGCAATACGTTTATTACTCTGACGGGTTTTGAATTGTATTGCCACGGAATTTTGAAAATAGATTTTTCCAGTTCGCTCCGGCTTCTATTTTTTGACACATTAGTATTGATTCTGCTGATGGATCTTTTTATGTTCATTTTTCATTTTCTGGTTCATCATTTAAAATGGCTTTATCCGGTTCATAAACTGCATCATACTCATGTAGAAACCAATGTGTACAGCTTGTATGTGCTTCATCCGGTCGAAACGCTGGGCTTTGGCTTTATCTGGCTTTTTCTGATTACTATTTTAGAATTTAATTATCTGAGTATCATTATTTATCTCATTTTAAATTTATCATACGGAATATTCGGTCATTTAAAAACCGATATATTTCCTTCTTTTTGGTACAAAAATTATTTTACCCAATGGATTTCGACTACTAAATTTCATAACGATCATCATAAAAATGAAGCCCGAAATTTTGGTTTTTATTTCACGATTTGGGATAAAATCTTCAAAACCATCATTTAA
- a CDS encoding SIR2 family NAD-dependent protein deacylase yields MKKKLVVLTGAGISAESGIKTFRDSDGLWEGHDVMEVATPEGWQKNQELVLDFYNKRRQQLKEVQPNSGHQILAELEKDFDVHIITQNVDDLHERAGSSKVVHLHGELLKVRSTKNVNLILDWTEDLFTGDLDENGHQLRPHIVWFGEQVPALEEAIDITETADYFAVIGTSLQVYPAAGLISYTPGSTPVFYIDPKPISIPNLRNKVEVIAKTATEGVADMRKKLFELENLS; encoded by the coding sequence ATGAAAAAGAAACTTGTTGTTTTAACCGGAGCTGGAATAAGTGCCGAAAGCGGCATTAAAACTTTTCGTGACAGCGATGGTTTATGGGAAGGTCATGATGTAATGGAAGTCGCAACTCCGGAAGGCTGGCAGAAAAATCAGGAACTGGTGCTGGATTTTTATAACAAAAGACGTCAGCAGTTAAAAGAAGTACAGCCTAATTCAGGACATCAGATATTGGCTGAACTCGAAAAAGATTTTGATGTGCATATCATTACTCAAAATGTAGACGATCTGCATGAAAGAGCCGGAAGTTCAAAAGTAGTGCATTTACATGGCGAATTATTAAAAGTAAGAAGTACAAAAAATGTCAATCTGATTCTGGACTGGACAGAAGACTTATTTACCGGCGATCTGGATGAAAACGGGCATCAGCTGCGTCCGCATATTGTTTGGTTTGGCGAGCAGGTTCCGGCACTTGAAGAAGCAATTGATATAACAGAAACTGCCGACTATTTTGCTGTAATTGGCACATCGCTGCAAGTGTATCCGGCTGCGGGATTAATTTCGTACACCCCGGGCAGTACTCCTGTTTTTTATATTGATCCTAAACCTATTTCGATTCCTAATCTTAGAAACAAGGTTGAAGTTATTGCCAAAACCGCAACCGAAGGTGTTGCCGATATGCGCAAAAAATTATTTGAATTAGAAAACCTGTCATGA